A genome region from Methanococcoides burtonii DSM 6242 includes the following:
- the hxlB gene encoding 6-phospho-3-hexuloisomerase yields the protein MKDVSSIKCEHLISSMQLIAHHLESVAEDLDKESIRNMISTILEADSVFVMGAGRSGLVGKAFAMRLMHLGLKSYVVGESTTPAVHPEDVVVTISGSGETKSISNLGKITKDIGAKLITVTSNPNSTLGNLSDVAMEIKGRTKDDTGGYLERHMRGEYSLLTPLGTSFEISSLVFLDAVIAEIISITGASEDDLKSRHAKLE from the coding sequence ATGAAAGACGTATCTTCAATAAAATGTGAGCATTTGATCTCATCCATGCAACTTATAGCACACCATCTTGAAAGTGTTGCTGAGGATCTTGACAAGGAAAGTATCAGAAATATGATATCAACCATCCTTGAAGCGGACAGCGTATTTGTAATGGGTGCTGGAAGGTCAGGTCTTGTAGGAAAAGCATTTGCAATGCGTCTGATGCACCTTGGTTTGAAGTCCTACGTAGTTGGAGAATCCACTACCCCTGCAGTTCATCCAGAAGATGTAGTTGTCACAATATCAGGATCAGGAGAAACTAAATCAATTTCCAATCTTGGAAAGATCACAAAGGATATCGGAGCAAAGCTCATCACCGTTACATCCAACCCTAATTCCACACTTGGTAATCTTTCAGATGTCGCTATGGAAATAAAGGGAAGGACAAAGGATGATACTGGCGGATACCTTGAAAGACATATGCGTGGAGAGTATTCACTTCTCACACCACTGGGAACTTCTTTTGAGATATCATCCCTCGTATTCCTCGATGCAGTTATTGCAGAGATCATCTCCATTACAGGAGCATCCGAGGACGACCTTAAGTCACGTCATGCAAAACTAGAGTAA
- a CDS encoding phosphate uptake regulator PhoU translates to MEWFEKGEIIIETRKIQRTGGSTYIVSLPKKWAERVGITTGSQVALQPQQDGSLTIMAMEAATSVQKKNVIDVSSYSGDSLIRTLIAAYLSGSDLIELRANRIQAEQKKIIRNICHKLIGPEIIEETAKTVLIQDLLNPNEVSIKKSVRRMFLISNSMLKDAIQALKEKDHDLALDVVERDDEVDRLFMLISKQFRAVLRGKRIPDTSETTIDEYHDLRLAASSLERIADHAAKIAAIIPTLVIHIPVETMYLIETSTEASSKMVEDAIEALYTQNTELANRVISRADDTKIKINALDASLLTLESPESIVALGTVADSLDRIGDYGSNIAELAINLSMALIQNK, encoded by the coding sequence CATTGTATCACTTCCAAAAAAATGGGCAGAAAGAGTCGGAATAACTACCGGATCCCAGGTTGCACTTCAGCCACAACAAGATGGTTCCCTCACAATTATGGCAATGGAAGCTGCAACCTCCGTTCAGAAAAAGAATGTGATCGATGTTAGCAGCTACAGCGGAGACAGCCTCATACGGACACTTATTGCTGCATACCTTTCCGGCTCCGACCTAATTGAACTTCGTGCAAACAGGATACAGGCAGAACAAAAAAAGATAATCCGAAATATTTGCCATAAACTTATTGGACCTGAAATAATAGAGGAGACAGCAAAAACGGTACTCATCCAGGATCTTTTGAACCCAAACGAAGTATCCATTAAAAAAAGTGTTCGGCGGATGTTCCTTATTTCCAATTCCATGCTAAAGGATGCTATACAGGCTTTAAAAGAAAAGGACCATGATCTTGCCCTTGATGTTGTAGAGCGTGATGATGAAGTTGACCGACTATTCATGTTGATATCAAAGCAATTCCGAGCAGTACTGCGTGGAAAACGCATCCCGGATACATCTGAGACTACGATAGATGAATATCACGATCTGAGGCTCGCTGCAAGTTCCCTTGAACGTATTGCCGACCACGCTGCAAAAATTGCAGCAATAATACCTACATTGGTGATCCATATCCCTGTCGAGACAATGTATCTTATAGAAACTTCGACAGAAGCCTCAAGTAAAATGGTAGAGGATGCTATTGAGGCATTGTACACTCAGAACACGGAACTTGCGAACAGGGTAATTTCAAGAGCGGATGATACAAAGATCAAGATAAATGCACTTGATGCATCTCTTTTAACACTTGAGTCACCCGAATCCATTGTTGCACTTGGTACTGTGGCAGACAGTCTTGACAGGATAGGAGATTATGGGTCCAACATTGCAGAGCTTGCGATCAATCTATCGATGGCACTAATTCAAAACAAATAA
- a CDS encoding DUF2073 domain-containing protein, with protein sequence MQGIQMDLVSEDRLAKMQPVEKVRFIIDEVKGGKILVLERGLTPEEEASLIEMTMTLIEPDDFAGIEMESYPSQTDNSLLGKLFKKNVVRTRLTVIGPANKLKTLKKDRDMISALVSSK encoded by the coding sequence ATGCAGGGAATTCAAATGGACTTAGTCTCAGAGGACAGGCTTGCAAAGATGCAACCTGTGGAAAAAGTCCGATTTATTATTGATGAAGTAAAGGGCGGGAAGATCCTTGTTCTTGAAAGGGGCCTTACCCCTGAAGAAGAAGCAAGCCTTATCGAAATGACAATGACACTGATCGAGCCTGACGATTTTGCAGGTATTGAGATGGAAAGTTATCCAAGCCAAACGGACAACTCATTGCTTGGAAAACTGTTCAAGAAAAATGTAGTTCGAACCCGACTTACAGTAATTGGACCTGCCAACAAGCTGAAGACCTTGAAGAAAGACCGTGACATGATAAGTGCACTTGTCTCAAGCAAATAA
- a CDS encoding Era-like GTP-binding protein, with translation MGVMGSFKKFFKRLFNKKNARIGIYGPPNAGKTTLANRILRDWTGDAMGSVSHIAHETRRARRREGVTIQSNGGSISLDIIDTPGLATKIDFHEFMELGMNEAESKRRAKEATEGVIEAVKWLENLDGVILVMDATEDPYTQVNVTVIGNMEARNLPLLIVANKTDLPESSATSIREAFPQHPMVAISALEGKNIDTFYDEVAKRFG, from the coding sequence ATGGGCGTAATGGGATCATTTAAGAAATTCTTCAAAAGGCTGTTTAACAAAAAGAATGCACGAATCGGTATTTATGGTCCACCCAATGCAGGAAAGACCACACTTGCAAACCGGATACTCCGGGACTGGACAGGCGATGCCATGGGTTCAGTATCCCACATTGCTCACGAAACCCGCCGTGCAAGACGACGAGAGGGAGTGACCATCCAATCAAACGGTGGATCGATAAGTCTGGATATAATTGATACACCCGGACTTGCAACAAAGATCGATTTCCATGAGTTCATGGAACTGGGAATGAACGAAGCAGAATCCAAAAGAAGAGCAAAAGAAGCGACCGAGGGGGTAATTGAAGCCGTGAAGTGGCTGGAGAACCTTGACGGAGTAATCCTGGTAATGGATGCAACTGAAGACCCATATACCCAGGTAAATGTTACAGTAATAGGCAATATGGAAGCAAGGAACTTACCATTACTTATCGTTGCCAACAAGACAGACCTTCCGGAATCTTCAGCCACTTCAATAAGAGAGGCATTTCCGCAACATCCAATGGTAGCCATATCTGCCCTTGAAGGAAAGAACATCGATACGTTCTACGATGAAGTTGCAAAAAGGTTTGGGTGA